A genomic segment from Granulicella arctica encodes:
- a CDS encoding ParA family protein yields the protein MKIVSVINYKGGVGKTSLTANLGAQLAFKGKKVLLIDLDAQASLTFSFIQPDEWNDRFASQKTI from the coding sequence ATGAAAATTGTTTCGGTAATAAATTACAAAGGGGGCGTCGGAAAGACCTCCTTGACAGCGAATCTAGGAGCCCAGTTAGCCTTCAAAGGCAAGAAGGTTCTCTTGATCGACCTTGATGCGCAGGCAAGTCTAACCTTCTCGTTCATCCAACCTGACGAATGGAACGACAGATTTGCTTCTCAGAAGACCATCA